In Spinacia oleracea cultivar Varoflay chromosome 5, BTI_SOV_V1, whole genome shotgun sequence, a single window of DNA contains:
- the LOC110787633 gene encoding xanthine dehydrogenase isoform X1 encodes MESLKSEEEIGVIEAKESIEAIIYINGVRKVIPDGLAHLTLLPLISSSVEIDGTYGDSEGPKENNSKQRWLSSSSGLLSLRLSCCYRSCFGLH; translated from the exons ATGGAATCGTTGAAAAGCGAGGAAGAAATTGGAGTGATTGAAGCGAAAGAATCAATTGAAGCTATAATTTACATCAATGGTGTTCGGAAAGTAATTCCCGATGGTTTAGCTCACCTGACCCTCCTTCCTTTAATATCTTCGAG TGTGGAAATAGATGGAACTTATGGTGATTCAGAGGGCCCCAAGGAGAACAACTCAAAACAGAG GTGGTTATCCAGTTCCAGTGGTTTGTTGTCTCTACGTCTGAGCTGCTGCTACAGGTCTTGTTTTGGGCTGCACTGA
- the LOC110787633 gene encoding xanthine dehydrogenase 1 isoform X2, producing MESLKSEEEIGVIEAKESIEAIIYINGVRKVIPDGLAHLTLLPLISSSVEIDGTYGDSEGPKENNSKQRSLVFR from the exons ATGGAATCGTTGAAAAGCGAGGAAGAAATTGGAGTGATTGAAGCGAAAGAATCAATTGAAGCTATAATTTACATCAATGGTGTTCGGAAAGTAATTCCCGATGGTTTAGCTCACCTGACCCTCCTTCCTTTAATATCTTCGAG TGTGGAAATAGATGGAACTTATGGTGATTCAGAGGGCCCCAAGGAGAACAACTCAAAACAGAG GTCTCTTGTGTTTAGATGA